Proteins found in one Alicyclobacillus cycloheptanicus genomic segment:
- a CDS encoding efflux RND transporter permease subunit, producing MRFLTRFSLRNPVVIVILVILVLVGGVLSALGLQEDLMPDLSVPIISIQTTYPGASPSQVANDITTPLEKALNGTQDVQTITSTSIANVSQIELELDMNANLNTVEQNVEQIVNRVNLPSTAGTPSVNSFSFSNTPVLAFTVGSKRVSTQQLKTLVNQTIVPDLQGVAGVATVSAAGADPDNVVIQFDAAKLRKYNLTMEQVLQDLQADNVSTPLGTATAAGKVQPVQMNSTFTSLADIRNLPIAIPSNPSASLQQSLGKSLNQMGQSIGQVAQGESALGQSVGQLGQTVGLVQAENQLLSSLQQIQGQLFGAELALNQQLAQPKDSQDPQSIAKLQGEVSSLESAQKQLQAQLSALQQKMKAAAPGSTTGTGSRAAAGSDAAAETSPSSAGGAANASSASTTLQTIPLSDVATVSMQPPTGSSINRTNGEPSILVTVSKTENANTVDVAKAIHKELDSLQGQLPAGVHIVPLFDSSQMITASVNGVLREAVLGAVFAVLVILLFLRNWRTTLVAIVSIPLSILTSVILLGRLGITLNIMTLGGLAVATGRVVDDSIVVIENIYRLWRSGMGFGKRLVLHATAEVGNAILSSTLATIAVFLPLAMVGGIVGKIFEPFALTVVCSLASSLLVALTVVPILAWLFVVRKRAKGAEYDWLLEDAGRAPADGALHPVYEHPEQAGVSGPAAAAPRRWQQRYQSVLRWCLDHKGWVILGTAIAFVASILVLPTVGTTFIQNSMQQSATISITMPVGTPLDVTNNKAKQVETALKKDASQIQQVNTSVGGGNDYGMGQGSTNTNQASLTVALKPQADVDQFLAAARKQTAPLATDGTTIQVEGQSTGGGETTFDIVVNGPSQAAIAQGANEIVERLQNFPGLANVTSNLGQTQPEIEVVPNAAQAAKYGLTSQQIAQTVSDYLSSQNLGTVSVDGTTYDLDAKLNSATDLSSLSAIRALPVTASTGQNLKLGDVATVRSVQTPTSVLHENGHAYAEITADYTVQSTSKVQAGAMKAIHALHLPQGVTVGQSSSALQQSQSFTQLIEAIVIAVGIVYMVMLILFGEWSAPFAILFSMPVALIGAFFGTVIAREPLSVSSLIGILMLMGIVVTNAIVLIQRVEQQRQRGLTIRDALLEAGTTRLRPILMTAVATICALLPLAVGASEGVLISQGLAIVVIGGLVTSTILTLCIVPLMYELLHRRTHRAQMKLIQQAE from the coding sequence ATGCGATTTTTAACCAGGTTCTCCTTGCGTAATCCGGTCGTGATTGTCATCCTGGTCATCCTTGTGCTGGTCGGAGGGGTACTGTCTGCGCTGGGTCTGCAGGAAGACCTCATGCCCGACTTGTCGGTGCCCATCATTTCGATTCAGACTACCTATCCAGGCGCTTCGCCGAGCCAGGTTGCGAACGACATTACCACGCCGCTCGAAAAAGCGCTCAATGGCACACAGGATGTCCAGACCATCACGAGTACATCGATTGCGAATGTATCGCAGATTGAACTCGAACTCGACATGAACGCCAACCTGAACACGGTGGAGCAAAACGTCGAACAGATTGTCAATCGGGTCAACCTGCCGTCGACCGCAGGCACGCCTTCCGTGAATTCCTTCTCCTTCAGCAACACGCCGGTGTTAGCCTTCACGGTCGGTTCCAAGCGTGTATCGACTCAGCAGCTGAAAACCCTGGTCAACCAAACCATCGTTCCAGACTTGCAGGGCGTCGCGGGTGTGGCGACGGTCAGTGCCGCCGGCGCGGACCCAGACAACGTCGTCATTCAGTTCGATGCGGCGAAGCTGCGCAAGTACAACTTGACGATGGAGCAAGTCCTGCAGGACCTGCAGGCTGACAATGTCTCCACGCCGCTTGGCACGGCAACCGCAGCGGGAAAAGTGCAGCCCGTACAGATGAACAGCACGTTTACTTCGCTCGCGGATATCCGCAATCTGCCCATTGCGATTCCTTCAAACCCATCCGCCAGCCTGCAGCAATCCCTCGGCAAGAGTCTCAACCAAATGGGACAATCCATCGGACAAGTTGCACAAGGCGAAAGCGCACTGGGGCAAAGTGTCGGGCAGCTGGGCCAGACGGTCGGACTCGTTCAGGCAGAGAATCAGCTGCTGTCGTCGCTGCAGCAAATTCAGGGCCAGCTGTTTGGTGCAGAGCTGGCGCTCAATCAGCAGCTCGCGCAGCCGAAGGACAGTCAGGACCCACAGTCCATCGCCAAGCTCCAGGGCGAGGTGAGCTCACTGGAAAGCGCGCAGAAGCAGCTCCAGGCCCAGTTGAGCGCGCTGCAGCAAAAGATGAAGGCCGCGGCGCCCGGTTCGACGACGGGCACCGGCAGCCGAGCTGCCGCTGGCAGTGATGCGGCGGCTGAAACCAGTCCATCGTCCGCCGGCGGCGCGGCGAACGCATCGAGTGCGTCGACCACGCTGCAGACCATCCCGCTGTCTGACGTGGCGACCGTCTCGATGCAGCCGCCGACCGGCAGTTCCATCAACCGCACCAACGGTGAACCGAGCATTTTGGTGACGGTGTCGAAGACGGAGAACGCCAACACCGTGGACGTCGCCAAGGCCATTCATAAGGAACTCGACAGCCTGCAAGGGCAGCTGCCCGCCGGTGTGCACATTGTGCCGCTGTTTGACTCGTCGCAGATGATTACCGCTTCCGTCAACGGTGTCTTGCGCGAAGCGGTACTGGGTGCCGTGTTTGCGGTCCTGGTGATTCTCCTCTTCCTGCGCAACTGGCGCACCACATTGGTCGCCATCGTTTCGATTCCGCTTTCCATTTTGACCTCGGTCATCTTGCTCGGACGGCTGGGCATCACGCTGAACATCATGACGCTGGGCGGCCTCGCGGTGGCCACAGGGCGGGTCGTGGACGACAGTATCGTCGTGATCGAGAACATATACCGCCTCTGGAGAAGCGGCATGGGGTTTGGCAAGAGACTGGTGCTGCACGCGACGGCTGAGGTGGGGAACGCGATTTTGTCGTCGACGCTGGCAACCATCGCAGTGTTCCTGCCGTTGGCAATGGTGGGTGGAATCGTTGGAAAGATTTTTGAGCCGTTTGCGCTGACGGTCGTCTGCTCGCTGGCGTCGTCACTGCTCGTCGCCTTGACCGTCGTCCCCATCCTGGCGTGGCTGTTCGTGGTGCGCAAACGGGCGAAGGGTGCCGAATACGATTGGCTGCTGGAGGATGCAGGCCGTGCGCCTGCAGATGGCGCGCTGCATCCTGTGTACGAGCACCCAGAACAAGCGGGAGTCTCGGGCCCCGCGGCCGCTGCGCCGCGCCGCTGGCAGCAACGATACCAATCCGTGCTCCGCTGGTGTCTCGACCACAAGGGCTGGGTGATTCTTGGGACGGCAATTGCCTTTGTCGCCTCCATCTTGGTGCTGCCGACCGTGGGCACCACGTTCATTCAAAACTCCATGCAGCAGTCGGCGACCATTTCCATCACGATGCCAGTCGGTACACCGCTTGATGTGACGAACAACAAGGCCAAACAGGTGGAAACGGCGCTGAAAAAAGACGCCAGCCAGATTCAGCAGGTCAACACCTCGGTGGGCGGCGGCAATGACTATGGGATGGGGCAGGGTTCGACCAACACCAATCAGGCCTCGCTGACCGTGGCCCTGAAGCCCCAAGCAGATGTCGACCAGTTCCTGGCGGCGGCGCGTAAGCAGACTGCACCCCTGGCGACCGACGGAACCACGATCCAGGTCGAGGGTCAATCGACGGGCGGCGGGGAGACCACGTTCGACATCGTCGTAAACGGTCCGAGCCAGGCCGCGATTGCGCAGGGCGCCAATGAAATTGTCGAACGTCTTCAGAATTTCCCAGGGCTGGCCAACGTGACGAGCAACCTCGGACAGACCCAGCCGGAGATTGAAGTCGTCCCGAATGCTGCACAGGCTGCTAAGTACGGGCTGACATCGCAGCAGATTGCCCAGACCGTCAGCGACTACCTGTCTTCGCAAAACCTCGGCACAGTCAGTGTGGACGGAACCACATACGATCTCGATGCCAAGCTGAACAGTGCCACGGATTTGAGCAGTTTGTCGGCGATTCGAGCACTGCCCGTCACCGCGTCGACCGGGCAGAACCTGAAACTTGGTGACGTGGCGACGGTGCGCAGCGTGCAAACTCCGACATCGGTATTGCATGAGAATGGACACGCCTACGCCGAGATCACGGCGGACTACACGGTGCAGAGCACGAGCAAGGTGCAAGCCGGCGCGATGAAGGCTATCCACGCCCTTCACTTGCCACAGGGCGTGACAGTGGGGCAGTCGTCCTCGGCATTGCAGCAGAGCCAGAGCTTCACGCAGTTGATTGAAGCCATCGTGATTGCGGTCGGTATTGTCTACATGGTGATGTTGATTCTCTTTGGCGAATGGTCGGCGCCGTTTGCGATTCTGTTCTCGATGCCCGTGGCGCTGATTGGGGCCTTCTTTGGCACGGTGATCGCACGCGAGCCGCTGAGTGTGTCGTCGCTGATTGGGATTTTGATGCTGATGGGAATTGTCGTCACCAACGCGATTGTCTTGATTCAACGCGTGGAGCAGCAGCGCCAGCGCGGCCTCACGATTCGGGACGCGCTGCTCGAAGCAGGCACCACGCGGCTTCGGCCGATTCTCATGACGGCGGTGGCAACCATCTGCGCGCTGCTCCCCTTGGCGGTCGGAGCATCCGAAGGCGTGCTGATTTCCCAGGGCCTGGCCATCGTTGTCATCGGCGGCCTCGTCACCTCGACGATTCTCACCCTCTGCATCGTGCCGCTGATGTATGAGCTGCTCCACCGGCGCACGCATCGCGCGCAGATGAAGCTGATTCAACAGGCGGAGTGA
- a CDS encoding alpha/beta fold hydrolase, which produces MTERKAYTVTLSDGRTLSVMEAGNERDLAVIVHNGTPSGAGLLTENIEDAAALGLRLISYARPGYQASTRQPGRSVADAAKDTAELADLLSIERFATWGISGGGPHALACAALLPDRVVAAASLAGVAPYDAEGLDFMAGMGEDNIAEFGAALEGEKTLADYLSTQVPALLASTPAEMAAHMNSLLGGPDKAVFTDAFGAEMAGLMQQAIADGIYGWLDDDLAFTKPWGFDAAQIRVPLQIWQGTQDLMVPCSHGQWLAQHIPQADIHISDTDGHLTLYRTRVPEVHRWMKAHF; this is translated from the coding sequence ATGACAGAGCGCAAGGCGTACACCGTCACATTATCCGATGGACGGACACTCAGCGTCATGGAGGCGGGGAACGAACGGGATTTGGCGGTCATCGTTCACAACGGCACGCCCTCGGGTGCCGGACTGCTCACCGAAAACATCGAAGACGCCGCGGCGTTGGGGCTTCGCCTCATCAGTTACGCACGGCCGGGCTATCAAGCGTCGACACGCCAACCGGGGCGGTCGGTTGCGGATGCCGCCAAGGACACGGCAGAACTGGCAGACCTCCTGTCAATCGAGCGCTTTGCCACCTGGGGCATCTCCGGCGGCGGACCGCATGCCCTCGCATGTGCAGCGCTCTTACCCGACCGCGTGGTGGCCGCCGCAAGTCTCGCCGGCGTCGCACCCTATGACGCAGAGGGGCTCGACTTCATGGCCGGCATGGGGGAAGACAACATCGCGGAGTTTGGCGCCGCACTCGAGGGAGAGAAGACCCTCGCCGACTATCTGAGCACCCAGGTGCCCGCGCTGCTCGCCAGCACACCCGCAGAAATGGCAGCCCACATGAACAGCCTCCTCGGCGGCCCAGACAAGGCCGTCTTCACGGACGCATTCGGCGCCGAAATGGCAGGCCTCATGCAGCAAGCCATCGCCGACGGCATCTACGGTTGGCTGGACGACGACCTCGCCTTCACCAAGCCCTGGGGATTCGATGCCGCCCAAATTCGCGTCCCCCTGCAAATCTGGCAGGGCACACAAGACCTCATGGTTCCGTGCAGCCACGGCCAGTGGCTGGCACAGCACATTCCACAGGCCGACATCCACATCTCCGACACGGACGGCCATCTCACCCTGTACCGCACGCGCGTGCCCGAAGTGCACCGCTGGATGAAGGCGCATTTCTAG
- the proB gene encoding glutamate 5-kinase, with translation MKSHRRMVVKVGSSSLVDDAGRLSVEKLRRIVHQIVELQQSRQWQVVLVSSGSIAAGVSHLGWRRASITLPEKQAAAAVGQTLLMETYQHLFNECSLAVGQVLLTRADIEDRKRFVHIRNTMLTLMRNGIIPIVNENDTVAVEEIRFGDNDTLASLTALVTEADKLVLLTDIDGLYTADPRARPDAARISDVWEITEDIERLAGGAGSSVGTGGMQTKVAAAKIAVQAGTDVIVTSSRIDQVLLQIAADTAVGTVFHARPEPWRLRQSWLAHGPHPEGVIDIDDGAAHALRTRPSSLLLPGVVWVEGDFQEGAVVELTVRGHVLGKGITNFSARDLQMLLERRQQGERFYNLHEVIHRNDLVLIEGGR, from the coding sequence ATGAAGTCGCATCGCAGAATGGTTGTGAAAGTAGGTTCCAGTTCCCTGGTTGACGACGCAGGTCGACTGTCGGTGGAGAAGCTGCGCCGCATTGTGCATCAAATCGTTGAACTTCAGCAATCGCGGCAGTGGCAGGTCGTGTTGGTGTCATCAGGATCGATCGCGGCGGGCGTCAGTCACCTTGGCTGGCGGCGCGCCAGCATCACGCTGCCGGAAAAGCAGGCGGCTGCGGCGGTTGGGCAGACGTTGTTGATGGAGACGTATCAGCACCTGTTCAACGAGTGCAGCCTGGCGGTCGGCCAAGTGCTGCTGACGCGCGCGGACATCGAGGACCGTAAGCGATTTGTCCACATTCGCAACACCATGCTGACCTTGATGCGCAACGGCATCATCCCGATTGTCAACGAAAATGACACGGTCGCGGTGGAAGAGATTCGATTCGGAGACAACGATACACTCGCCAGTTTGACCGCGCTGGTCACCGAAGCGGACAAACTGGTGCTCCTGACGGACATTGATGGTCTGTACACCGCAGACCCGCGTGCGCGCCCCGACGCAGCGCGCATTTCCGATGTCTGGGAAATTACCGAAGACATCGAACGCCTCGCCGGAGGTGCAGGCAGCAGTGTGGGGACCGGGGGCATGCAGACCAAAGTTGCGGCGGCCAAAATCGCGGTGCAGGCGGGGACCGACGTGATTGTCACGTCCAGCCGGATCGACCAGGTGCTGCTGCAAATCGCGGCGGACACGGCCGTCGGCACGGTGTTTCACGCGCGTCCCGAGCCATGGCGTTTGCGGCAGTCGTGGCTGGCGCACGGACCGCATCCAGAAGGGGTCATCGACATCGATGACGGCGCGGCACACGCCCTGCGAACCCGCCCGAGCAGCCTGCTGCTGCCCGGTGTGGTTTGGGTGGAAGGTGACTTTCAGGAGGGTGCCGTCGTCGAGTTGACCGTGCGGGGACACGTGCTGGGCAAGGGTATCACCAATTTTTCCGCGCGGGATTTGCAGATGCTGCTGGAACGGCGGCAGCAGGGCGAGCGGTTCTACAACCTGCACGAAGTGATTCACCGCAACGATTTGGTACTCATCGAGGGGGGGCGCTAG
- a CDS encoding glutamate-5-semialdehyde dehydrogenase, translated as MERLEAAKRVTSILGMAATDQKNRALEAMADALWAERKAILAANASDVRDAEAAGQAPARIDRLMLNESRMEQAADGLRQIVSLPDPIGEVVESFERPNGLSIERVRVPMGVIAMIYESRPNVTVDAAGLCVKTGNVAVLRGSRESLRSNIALLHALRRGLEAAGLPADALQLIERAERATVDLLIRARGLVDLAIPRGGPSLISRVVEEARVPVIETGVGNCHVYVDSAANLEMATDIVINAKTQRPSVCNAAETLLVHEGVAETWLPTAARALLARGVELRGCERTRQILDANGITSVVPAIEEDWETEFLALTLAVKVVANLDAALAHIDRYGTKHSEVIVTEDPAAAARFLARVDAAAVYHNASSRFTDGFEFGFGAEIGISTQKLHARGPMGLREITSCKYVVRGNGQVRG; from the coding sequence ATGGAACGGCTGGAGGCCGCCAAGCGAGTGACGTCCATCCTGGGTATGGCGGCGACCGATCAAAAAAACCGCGCCCTGGAAGCGATGGCCGACGCGTTGTGGGCAGAACGCAAGGCGATTCTCGCCGCCAACGCCTCGGATGTCCGGGATGCAGAGGCGGCGGGGCAGGCACCGGCCAGAATCGACCGGCTGATGCTGAACGAGTCGCGGATGGAGCAGGCGGCCGACGGACTGCGGCAAATCGTGTCATTGCCGGATCCAATCGGTGAAGTGGTGGAATCCTTCGAGCGGCCGAACGGCCTGTCCATCGAGCGGGTGCGGGTGCCGATGGGGGTCATCGCGATGATCTACGAATCCCGTCCGAATGTGACCGTCGATGCGGCCGGCCTGTGCGTCAAAACGGGCAACGTCGCGGTATTGCGCGGCAGCCGCGAGTCGCTGCGCTCGAACATCGCCCTCTTGCATGCGCTCCGCCGCGGGCTGGAGGCGGCTGGACTGCCTGCAGATGCTCTCCAGCTCATCGAACGCGCGGAACGCGCCACGGTGGACCTGTTGATTCGCGCGCGCGGCCTTGTGGACCTGGCGATTCCGCGCGGCGGGCCGAGCCTGATTTCGCGGGTGGTGGAAGAGGCTCGTGTCCCCGTCATTGAAACGGGCGTGGGCAACTGCCACGTGTATGTGGATAGCGCCGCCAACCTGGAGATGGCGACGGACATCGTGATCAACGCGAAAACGCAGCGGCCGTCGGTCTGTAACGCTGCAGAGACCCTGCTGGTGCATGAGGGCGTGGCGGAGACGTGGCTGCCGACTGCGGCGCGCGCGCTCCTCGCGCGCGGCGTGGAGCTTCGCGGCTGCGAGCGAACACGGCAGATTCTCGACGCGAATGGCATCACGTCTGTCGTGCCAGCCATCGAAGAGGACTGGGAGACGGAGTTCCTGGCGCTGACGCTGGCGGTGAAGGTCGTCGCCAATCTCGACGCTGCCCTCGCCCACATCGACCGTTACGGCACCAAGCATTCCGAGGTCATCGTCACAGAGGACCCGGCGGCCGCAGCGCGGTTTTTGGCGCGTGTGGATGCGGCGGCTGTCTACCACAACGCGTCGTCGCGGTTTACCGACGGATTTGAGTTCGGGTTTGGGGCAGAAATCGGGATCTCGACGCAAAAATTGCACGCCCGCGGGCCCATGGGGCTCCGGGAAATCACGAGCTGCAAGTATGTGGTCCGGGGGAACGGTCAGGTGCGCGGGTGA
- a CDS encoding thiol-disulfide oxidoreductase DCC family protein, whose product MRQIVLFDGVCNLCSAAVQWIIRRDRTGQFRFASLQSNLARELGFGPSSKAPDPESLVYLRGSRSFTRSTAALYIAKDLGGWTQLAFAFILIPRPLRDLLYDVVARRRYQWFGKRATCWMPTPQLQARFLDQGEAAPQAHPRT is encoded by the coding sequence ATGCGACAGATTGTGCTGTTTGACGGCGTCTGCAACCTGTGCAGCGCCGCAGTCCAGTGGATCATCCGCCGCGACCGAACCGGCCAGTTTCGATTCGCCTCGCTGCAATCGAACCTGGCCCGCGAGCTGGGGTTCGGTCCCTCGTCCAAAGCACCAGACCCAGAGTCCCTCGTCTACCTGCGCGGATCACGCTCGTTCACGCGTTCAACGGCAGCCCTCTACATCGCCAAAGACCTGGGCGGCTGGACCCAGCTCGCCTTCGCGTTCATCCTCATTCCACGCCCGCTGCGGGACTTGCTCTACGACGTCGTCGCCCGCCGCCGCTACCAGTGGTTCGGCAAACGAGCGACCTGCTGGATGCCGACGCCGCAGCTCCAGGCGCGGTTCCTCGACCAAGGCGAAGCAGCGCCACAGGCTCACCCGCGCACCTGA
- a CDS encoding TVP38/TMEM64 family protein, translating to MFAHRTRQPSRFETNQHGKRASSTSLLWSAVVMGVCVVLVAAFLYFDRNNQISRLIQSTGGWGILLSVVLMALFCVIPVPSEFLILLDMRVYGAWWGALYSWGGSILGSIAVFLLARYAAPNLLKHLISEAQMDKVATWVRRRGIVGLLLVRIIPLPFIVVNYTAGIVRSIPLWTFIWTTAVGGIPYYTGAGLVFLGISKKYMVWLAVGGTAIAAIWVTGYFYNRHTNKHVWRSR from the coding sequence ATGTTTGCCCACCGCACCCGACAGCCGTCCCGGTTCGAAACGAATCAACATGGAAAACGTGCATCCTCGACGAGCCTGTTGTGGTCCGCGGTTGTGATGGGGGTGTGCGTCGTCCTGGTCGCCGCGTTCCTCTACTTCGACCGCAACAACCAAATCAGCCGTTTGATTCAGTCCACCGGCGGCTGGGGCATTCTCCTGTCCGTCGTGCTGATGGCGCTGTTCTGCGTGATTCCCGTGCCATCCGAGTTCCTGATTCTACTGGACATGAGAGTGTACGGCGCGTGGTGGGGCGCGTTGTACAGCTGGGGCGGGTCCATCCTCGGCAGCATCGCCGTGTTTCTCCTGGCCAGGTACGCCGCGCCCAATTTGCTCAAGCACTTGATTTCCGAAGCGCAGATGGACAAGGTCGCAACCTGGGTTCGGCGGCGCGGCATCGTCGGACTCTTGTTGGTTCGCATCATTCCGCTGCCCTTTATCGTGGTCAACTACACGGCAGGCATTGTACGCTCCATTCCACTGTGGACGTTTATTTGGACGACGGCCGTCGGGGGCATCCCCTATTATACCGGGGCAGGCCTCGTCTTCCTGGGGATATCCAAAAAATACATGGTTTGGCTCGCCGTCGGAGGCACCGCCATCGCGGCCATCTGGGTCACCGGCTACTTCTACAACCGCCATACCAACAAACACGTTTGGCGGAGCCGCTAA
- a CDS encoding nucleoside recognition domain-containing protein: protein MIDFIWLLLFLGGIGTAMVTGHMDKIAQAILDGAKHGVELAFALIAIIALWMGLMQIAERAGMVRWLSRLLRPVGRWLYPSVPPDSPAMGAILANMSANLLGIGNAATPLGLQAMKELQAINPIKDRASDAMCTLLAVNTASITIIPTTVIAVRLQYGSQHPTEVVGTTIVATVIGTGVAIVLDRLFRKLSKRKEAS from the coding sequence TTGATTGATTTCATCTGGCTGCTGTTGTTTCTCGGAGGAATCGGCACCGCGATGGTCACCGGGCACATGGATAAAATCGCACAGGCCATCCTGGACGGTGCCAAGCACGGGGTGGAACTGGCGTTTGCACTGATTGCCATCATTGCACTGTGGATGGGGCTCATGCAAATCGCCGAACGCGCAGGCATGGTCCGCTGGCTGTCGCGCCTGCTGCGTCCCGTCGGCCGCTGGCTGTACCCGTCTGTGCCGCCCGATTCCCCGGCGATGGGCGCGATCCTCGCGAATATGAGCGCGAACCTGCTAGGCATCGGCAACGCGGCGACGCCCCTCGGGCTTCAAGCGATGAAGGAACTGCAGGCCATCAACCCCATCAAAGATCGCGCCAGTGACGCGATGTGTACGCTCTTGGCGGTGAACACGGCCAGCATCACCATCATTCCGACGACGGTGATCGCGGTGCGTTTGCAATACGGGTCGCAGCACCCCACAGAGGTGGTCGGCACGACCATCGTCGCGACCGTCATCGGCACGGGGGTCGCCATTGTGCTGGACCGGCTGTTTCGGAAGCTGTCGAAACGGAAGGAGGCCTCCTGA
- a CDS encoding spore maturation protein — protein sequence MQSVIEVASTWILPLVIAGILVAGAVRRIPLYNTFVDGAKGGFGTSVRLIPHVVAMMVAVSVFRASGAMDLIVNWVHPVAAWFHIPSQVVPMALLRPISNAGSLALLTDLFQQPHHGPDSFAGLLASTMQASTDTTLYIITVYFGSVGIERFRYALTVGLLSDLASVVGSVVAVWLLHPSLF from the coding sequence ATGCAGTCGGTCATCGAGGTCGCTTCCACGTGGATTTTGCCGCTGGTCATCGCCGGGATTTTGGTGGCAGGTGCCGTTCGGCGCATCCCGCTTTATAACACCTTCGTCGATGGGGCCAAGGGTGGATTCGGCACATCCGTTCGCCTCATTCCGCACGTCGTCGCGATGATGGTGGCGGTCTCGGTCTTTCGGGCCTCGGGCGCGATGGACTTGATTGTCAACTGGGTGCACCCGGTTGCCGCGTGGTTCCATATTCCCAGTCAGGTGGTGCCGATGGCGCTGCTGCGGCCGATTTCCAACGCGGGTTCCTTGGCACTTTTGACGGATTTGTTTCAGCAGCCGCACCACGGGCCTGACTCCTTCGCCGGGCTGCTTGCGTCGACGATGCAAGCCAGTACCGATACCACGCTGTACATCATCACGGTGTACTTCGGCAGTGTGGGGATTGAGCGGTTTCGCTATGCACTGACGGTTGGGCTCTTGTCCGACTTGGCCAGCGTGGTCGGCAGTGTGGTTGCCGTGTGGTTGCTGCACCCTTCGCTGTTTTAA
- a CDS encoding VanW family protein, producing the protein MNRRAGTIRLYRWLVAALCLGTLCTGTAATGRTAWAGTGVHTGRLGHAPSVTLVDTAGGGAKAADAGHERRDITGDRLKLPHPVNPALPPVGQALAKAHGMKYLLAQRTTDYNHASLSQTKNIELVGRRLNGIVVGPGETFSYAKHLGPYTAENGYHWGRAFSGDRIVPSMGGGVCQGASTLYSALLRTGLQIVERHPHSLTVPYLPPGEDATVAYGYLDFKFRNNRDTPVLIAAQTDPSKRYLTVAVWGQTKAPNITVHHEVLAKYPYRVVKRCVAQAHAEERVVVLAPGQPGVKVRSWLETETPAGMQRKSLGTDTYKASPRILDVARGTRGCAS; encoded by the coding sequence GTGAATCGACGCGCAGGAACAATACGGCTTTACAGGTGGCTGGTGGCAGCGCTTTGCCTCGGGACCCTTTGTACGGGGACGGCAGCAACTGGGCGGACGGCATGGGCAGGCACGGGGGTGCACACGGGGCGTTTGGGGCATGCCCCATCGGTGACGCTGGTGGATACGGCAGGCGGCGGCGCGAAAGCAGCGGATGCGGGGCACGAGAGGCGAGACATCACGGGGGACCGCCTGAAACTCCCGCACCCGGTGAATCCGGCGCTGCCACCGGTGGGACAAGCACTCGCCAAGGCGCACGGGATGAAGTACCTGCTGGCGCAGCGGACGACCGACTATAACCACGCAAGTCTGTCCCAAACCAAGAACATTGAGCTGGTGGGCCGGCGTTTGAACGGCATTGTGGTGGGACCGGGAGAGACGTTTTCGTACGCAAAGCACCTGGGGCCCTACACTGCGGAAAATGGGTACCACTGGGGACGCGCGTTTTCCGGAGACCGCATTGTCCCATCCATGGGGGGCGGCGTCTGCCAGGGTGCCAGTACGTTGTATTCAGCGCTGCTTCGAACGGGTCTGCAGATTGTCGAGCGGCACCCGCATTCCCTCACGGTTCCTTACTTGCCGCCGGGCGAAGACGCGACGGTGGCGTACGGGTATTTGGATTTCAAGTTTCGAAACAACCGAGACACACCTGTCCTGATTGCCGCCCAAACCGACCCATCCAAGCGTTACTTGACGGTGGCGGTTTGGGGCCAGACCAAAGCACCGAACATCACCGTGCACCATGAAGTGCTTGCCAAGTATCCGTACCGCGTGGTCAAGCGTTGTGTCGCACAGGCACACGCGGAGGAACGGGTTGTCGTGCTGGCGCCGGGGCAGCCGGGCGTGAAAGTTCGCAGCTGGCTGGAAACCGAAACCCCAGCGGGGATGCAGCGCAAGTCCCTGGGCACGGATACCTACAAGGCAAGCCCGCGCATCCTTGATGTTGCGCGCGGCACGCGCGGCTGCGCTTCATAG